The stretch of DNA CGGGTCTGACGAGCTCGATGAGACCCTCCGCCAAGAGTTGGCAGAGGGTGCATCAGCCCGGTCGGGTCCTGCCTTAGAGTTCTACGGAGGGAAGTGGATGAGTGCCCTCCCGATTGGATTGTTCATCGTGTGGGCCATTTTCCAAAGTGGCCTCCTCGGAATCGGTGACACGACAGGACTGTCGATTGGGATGCTTGTCTCCCTTACCGTCGGGATGCTGTTCGTCAAAGGTGACTGGAAAGAGTACGCAAACACCATCTTCGAGGGGATGACCCGCCGCGTCGCCGCGACCGCCATCGTCGCGTGGCTCTGGGCTGGTATGTTCGCCCAGACGCTCCAAGACGGCGGCTTCGTGGACGGCCTCGTGTGGGCCGCCCAAGTCGTCCCCGTCTCCGACGCGCTGTTGCCTCAACTGTTCCCCGCCGTGACGTTCGTCCTCGCCGCGTTGCTCGCAACCGGTATCGGGACGGGCTACGGGACGACCATCGCCTTCACCGGCCTGTTCTTCCCCGCTGGCCTCCTGCTCGGGGCGAACCCCGTGCTCCTGTTCGGGGCAATCCTCTCCGGCGCGGTGTTCGGGGACAACCTCGCACCCGTGAGCGACACGACCATCGTGAGCGCCGTCACCCAAGACTCCGACATCGGCGGCGTCGTCGCCTCACGGTTCAAGTACGCCTTCGTGGCCGCCGCGCTGGCGTTCACCGCGTACACCATCATGGGGCTGTCGATGCCCGGAATCGACATCGGACAGAACTCCCAACAACTGCTCGAAGCCCAGAGCAACCCGCTTGGCCTCGTCCACCTCATCTCGATGGGTGTCGTCATCGTGACGGCCATCAAAGGCCGCCACATCGTCGAAGCCATCTCGTGGGGGATTTTCACGGCCATCGCCGCGAGTCTCGCGCTCGGGCTTGCCTCGGTCCAAGACGTCCTCGTGTTCAACGCGCCCGAAGGCGCACCGTTCGCCGCCTCCCTCAGCGGCCTGCCGTTCGTCCAAGTCGTCGAAGAGGGGACGGGCGTCGCCGGGAGTCTCGTCACTGGGGCCTCTGGGTTCTTCCCGCTCATCGTCCTGACGCTGCTCATCGTCGCCGGTGCGCAGGTCATGATTCGCGGAGGCGGCTTCGAAGCGCTCCAGAACCTCCTGCTCAACTCCGTCGCCACAAACGTCCGGCGCGCGGAGACGACGATGGTGCTCGGCACGGCCTCCGTGAACGCGATGATTACCATCAACACCGCAGCCGAAATCGCCATCGCGCCCTACATCTCGCGCATGGGTGAGAAGTTCAACATCAACGGCTACCGTCGGGCGAACATCCTAGACGCGAACACCTCCGCACTCGGGTACATCTTCCCGTGGGCCGGTGGCGTCCTCGTTGGGGTGACCCAGATGGAGCAACTCGCCGCAAACAACGGTGAGTTCGCGTGGTTCACCACCGACATGATTGTAAACGCCATCGACGTGGTGCCGTTCGTCTTCCACGGTTGGTTCCTCGTCGGCGTGTTCCTGCTCGCCGCGCTCACTGGCTACGGCCGGGAATACATCCCAGACCGTGAATCGAAGGAGGTGGCTCGCGTATGAGCTTCCTCTCAGGCCTCTTTCGAACCTCGACGCCCGCCTTCGACCCCGGCGACGAGTTCTCGGTGTTCATCACGAGCTACGACGGCCGCGGTGCCGTAGCTCGCGTTGGCGACACCCACCTGTTCGTCGAGGGTGCGACCGAAGCGCACGTAGACGAAAAAGTGCGCGTCCGCGTCACCTCGTTCGACGAAAGCGCATACGAAGGCGAAGCCGAACTGCTCGACAACTAGTTTCTCCCGCCTTTCGAGGGGAGTGTTTAACCCACCGGACAGTCACCACTCAGGCATGGTTACGTTTCTCGCAGGCGGCACGGGAACCCCCAAACTTCTCTCGGGTTCCGATGCCGTCTTTTCACCCGCCGACACCACCGTCATCGGCAACACCGGCGACGACGTGGAACTCGGCGGCCTCCTCGTCTGTCCGGACGTAGACACCGTCCTCTTCTCCCGGGGCGGCGTCCTCGATACCGACCGATGGTGGGGCATCAAAAACGACACCGAGGAGACGAATCGGGCGCTCCACGACCTCGCAGAAGATGCCGGATTCTCGCCGGGGCCACGCTACCTGCCCGCCGACAAGCAAACTGCGGGCAGACTACTCTCCCGCTGGCGACGGTTTTCGGGCGTCGGTGAGTTCATGACCATCGGTGACCGCGACCGTGCGGTCCACATCACGCGCACGAGCCTCCTTGATGAAGGCCACTCGCTCACCGAAGTCACACAGACGCTCGCAGACGCCTTCGACGTAGACCTCACGCTCCTGCCGATGAGCGACGACCCCGTGGCGAGCATCATTCATACACCAACCGGGGAAATGCACTTTCAGGAGTTCTGGGTCGGCAAACGCGCCGAGCCGGAAATCGAGCGCGTGGAGTTCCGCGGAGCCGAAAACGCCCAAGCAACGCCCGCCGTCCGTGACGCGCTTGCTGACCCCGTCGTCATCGGGCCGTCGAACCCCATCACCAGCATCGGGCCGATGCTTGCCATCCCCGAAATCCGTGACGCGCTCGCAGAGACCACCGTCGTCGCCGTCTCGCCGTTTATCGAAGATACGGTGTTCTCGGGGCCTGCGGGCGACCTCATGGCTGCCTCGGGGTTCGACCCGAGTACGGCGGGCGTGGCGGACGCCTACCCGTTCGCGGATGCGTTCGTCCTCGATTCAGATGACGACACGAGTCTCGACCGGCCGACCGTGAAAACCGATACGCGCATGGACACACACGCGGACGCCGTCCGCGTCGCAGAGGCCGTCGCCGCCGCACTGGAGGTGGCCTGAATGTTCGAGCCGCGCGTCGCCCTCGCCAGCCTCTCGGGAGAATCCGACGCTGAGTGGGCGCGAAAGGGGTCTGCCTACGCCGGGGCCGCCTTCCTCGGCGGCGTGTCGCTAGACGAACAGACGCGAGACGCTGCCAGAAAACTCGTCGCTCGCGACCGAACCGAGTTTCTCCCGGACGACCCGCTCGCGTTCATCGACGGCGAACTGGCCGCACTCAGCGACGCGGCGCTCGTGGCGGGGGTGAACGTCCGCACCGTGACGACCACCCCACTCCGCGAGGCTGCAGAACTGTGCGTCGCCCACGACGCCATCCTCGAATTGAACGCTCATTGCCGACAGGCCGAGATGTGCGCGGTTGGCGCGGGCGAAACACTCCTCGCAGATACGGATAGACTCTGTGCGTACGTGAAAGTGGCCGCAGAAACGGGCGCGACGGTGAGCGTGAAGGTGCGCGCCGAAGTCGAAGGCGTCGACCTCAGCGAGACGGCAGCGCGGGTCGAAGCCGCCGGAGCCGACATTCTCCACGTCGATGCGATGGACGCTGAAGCGGTCATCGCGGAGGTGGCCAAATCAGGCTTGTTCATCATCGCCAACAACGGCGTGCGCGGTACCGAAACCGTCAGAGAGTATTTCGCCTACGGCGCTGACGCCGTGAGCGTCGGGCGGGCGAGCGACAATCCGACGGTTATGGCGCGGGTGCGTCGCGCAGCCGACCAGTTCGGAGGTGCGCGATGAGAACACCCCCACAGAACGCCGAACTCGCCTTGCTCCTCGAAGTAGCGAGTACCCCAAAGCCGGGCAACGTAGACCGCCATCGCGACCACGATGACCTGCGCTTCGAGCACTTTCTGGCAGGGGCTGTCGGCGCACAGAACGGGCTCCAACTGGCCGCAGAAGGCGAGCCAATCGGCCATGCCTTCGAACGCGCGGTGTCGGGCATGGCGGAACAACGCGGCGGCAACACCCAGTTCGGGGCGTTGCTCTTGCTCATCCCGCTCGTGCAGGCTTCGACCGGTGAGTTCTCGTCGGAGGCGACCCAGCGCCTCGTGAGAGAGACGACGATTGCGGACGCAGCGAACTTCTATCGCGCGTTCGAGCACGTTCCCGTGTTCGTGAGCGACCCGCCCGCAGACGCAGACGACCTCGACGTGCGCCGGGGGTCGAAGGCGATTCCGACGCTCGAAGCCCGTGACATCACGCTCTTCGACGTGATGGAGATGAGTGCCGACGGCGACGGCGTCGCCCGCGAGTGGACAACGGGCTTCGAACGGTCGTTCGCGGGCGCAGAACGGCTCCGACGACTTTCGGGGCCGGTCACCGACCGCGCCGCGACCCTGTTTCTCGAACTGCTCGCCGCCGAACCCGACACATTTGTCGAAAAACACCACGGACCGGAGGTGGCGGCGGAGGTGAGCGAACGCGCCCAAGCCTACCTGCGGCGGAAAGCAGACCCTGAGAAACTCGCAGACCAGTTCGTCAAAGAGGGCATCAATCCGGGGACGACCGCCGACATCGTGGCCGCGTCGCTGTTCATCGCACTCGAACGAGGCCTGCAGGTATGACGTGGCCGGTCGAACTGCGCGGCGTGACCGAATCGCTCGTGACGACGCGCGGGCCGAACGGGAAGTGGAACGTCGCCGCGCTCGGCCTCCACGCCGGGTCGCGGGTGACCGCGCGCACCTACGGTCGAACGCGCACGTGGCGCAACTTCCACGAAGAAGGCGAGGGCTACGTCCAATTTCCAACCGACCCCGTGGACTTCGTCGATGGCGCGCTCTCCGTGTACGAAGTGGGTGACCCGGTTCTCGACAGCGCCGGAGCGTGGGCGCGCGTCGAAGTCGAGCAGATGGATTCAGCAGAGAAGGGAGACATCACCGTCGAAACGTGGACGCTGACGCCCGTCGAATCCGCGGTCGTCGCCGAATCGGTGCCGACCATCAATCGAGGGTTCAATGCCGTTATCGAGGCGACAGTGGCAGCCTCACGCCTCGACGTGCCCGAATACAACACCGAGACGCTCAGCGCGCGACTCGACTATCTGGCCGACGTGGTGGCTGCGTGCGGTGGGCCACGGGAACACGAGGCACTCAATCGGCTGCAATCGTACGTTTCGTGGGAGTGAGAACGAACGTTTTTAGTCGCTGAACGGGGAACCAGACGGTAATGGCAATCAAACCCGCCTACGTCAAGAAGACCGGTCACCGACTGATGGAGCAGTACCCAGACGCCTTCAACACGGACTTCGAGCACAACAAGGACACCGTCGAGGAACTCACCAACATCGAGTCAAAGAGCGTCCGAAACCGTATCGCCGGGTACGTCACGCGCAAAATCAAGACCGCCGCATAAGCCGTTCTCATCTCTCCGCGTTTTCGCCGTAGAGCGACTGCTGTAACGCGGCTGACAGCCGCGCGAGTGTAACACATGCAGGTTCCACAATTGTTTTGAATAGGCCTCTCTCTACGTCAGGTGATGACTGTCAAGGTAGGTATTCTCGGAGCCACCGGTGCCGTAGGGCAGCGACTAATCCAGCTCTTAGAACCGCACGACCAGTTCGAAATCGCCGCACTCACCGCCAGTGAGACGAGTGCAGGCCGGACGTACCGCGACGCCGCTAAGTGGCGTGTGAACACCCCCATCCCCGAGTCGATCGCAGACCTCACCGTCTCCGATACGACGCCCGACGACGTGCCGGACGACGTCGACCTCCTGTTTTCGTCGCTTCCCTCGTCGGTCGGCGCGGCCGTCGAAGAAGGCTTCGCAGAAGCGGGCTACGTCGTCTCCTCTAACTCCTCTAACTGGCGGATGGCCGCAGACGTGCCGCTCATCATCCCCGAAGTGAACGCAGACCACCTCGGCCTGCTCGAAGTCCAACAGGACAATCGCGGCTGGGACGGCGCAATCGTGAAGAATCCGAACTGTTCGACGATTACGTTCACGCCAACGCTCGCCGCGCTCACTGACTTCGGCTTAGAGCGTGTCCACGTTGCGACCTTGCAAGCCGTCTCGGGTGCGGGCTACGACGGCGTCACCTCGATGGAAATCATCGACAACGCCATCCCGCACATCGGCGGCGAAGAGGAGAAGTTAGAGACCGAATCGCGCCGCCTGCTCGGCGAGTTCGACGGCGCGGAAGTCACCCTCCACGACGTGGAGGTCTCTGCTTCGTGCAACCGGATTCCGACGCTCGACGGCCACTTAGAGAACGTCTGGGTCGAAACGGCAGACGAACTGACTCCCGAGGCCGCAGCGAAGGCGATGACCGAGTACCCCGGACTCGACCTCCCGCTGTCGCCCGACCCGTTCATCCACGTCTTCGAGGACGCAGAACGCCCACAGCCGCGCCTCGACCGCGACCTTGGCGACGGCATGAGCGTCTCCGTTGGCGGCCTCGAAGAATCCACGTTCGGCCTGCAGTACAACTGCCTCGCCCACAACACCATCCGTGGGGCTGCAGGCGCGAGCGTGCTGAACGGCGAACTTCTTCTTGACAGAGACTATCTCTGAAAGAAAGACGGGCGTTCCGTGTTCATGTCTTGACCCACGTTCACGCCGTGAACGTTGAACAGTGAATGAGTATATCCTCTGTTCGACTGTAATAGAAACTGCATCCGATTGCAATTGGGGGATTGTGGCCGGATTGCACTGCACGTGTATCGCGGTTTCCAGATTT from Haladaptatus sp. ZSTT2 encodes:
- a CDS encoding tRNA-dihydrouridine synthase, yielding MFEPRVALASLSGESDAEWARKGSAYAGAAFLGGVSLDEQTRDAARKLVARDRTEFLPDDPLAFIDGELAALSDAALVAGVNVRTVTTTPLREAAELCVAHDAILELNAHCRQAEMCAVGAGETLLADTDRLCAYVKVAAETGATVSVKVRAEVEGVDLSETAARVEAAGADILHVDAMDAEAVIAEVAKSGLFIIANNGVRGTETVREYFAYGADAVSVGRASDNPTVMARVRRAADQFGGAR
- the asd gene encoding aspartate-semialdehyde dehydrogenase — translated: MTVKVGILGATGAVGQRLIQLLEPHDQFEIAALTASETSAGRTYRDAAKWRVNTPIPESIADLTVSDTTPDDVPDDVDLLFSSLPSSVGAAVEEGFAEAGYVVSSNSSNWRMAADVPLIIPEVNADHLGLLEVQQDNRGWDGAIVKNPNCSTITFTPTLAALTDFGLERVHVATLQAVSGAGYDGVTSMEIIDNAIPHIGGEEEKLETESRRLLGEFDGAEVTLHDVEVSASCNRIPTLDGHLENVWVETADELTPEAAAKAMTEYPGLDLPLSPDPFIHVFEDAERPQPRLDRDLGDGMSVSVGGLEESTFGLQYNCLAHNTIRGAAGASVLNGELLLDRDYL
- a CDS encoding Na+/H+ antiporter NhaC family protein, coding for MPTDKQAGSDELDETLRQELAEGASARSGPALEFYGGKWMSALPIGLFIVWAIFQSGLLGIGDTTGLSIGMLVSLTVGMLFVKGDWKEYANTIFEGMTRRVAATAIVAWLWAGMFAQTLQDGGFVDGLVWAAQVVPVSDALLPQLFPAVTFVLAALLATGIGTGYGTTIAFTGLFFPAGLLLGANPVLLFGAILSGAVFGDNLAPVSDTTIVSAVTQDSDIGGVVASRFKYAFVAAALAFTAYTIMGLSMPGIDIGQNSQQLLEAQSNPLGLVHLISMGVVIVTAIKGRHIVEAISWGIFTAIAASLALGLASVQDVLVFNAPEGAPFAASLSGLPFVQVVEEGTGVAGSLVTGASGFFPLIVLTLLIVAGAQVMIRGGGFEALQNLLLNSVATNVRRAETTMVLGTASVNAMITINTAAEIAIAPYISRMGEKFNINGYRRANILDANTSALGYIFPWAGGVLVGVTQMEQLAANNGEFAWFTTDMIVNAIDVVPFVFHGWFLVGVFLLAALTGYGREYIPDRESKEVARV
- a CDS encoding DUF7513 family protein codes for the protein MSFLSGLFRTSTPAFDPGDEFSVFITSYDGRGAVARVGDTHLFVEGATEAHVDEKVRVRVTSFDESAYEGEAELLDN
- a CDS encoding triphosphoribosyl-dephospho-CoA synthase; the encoded protein is MRTPPQNAELALLLEVASTPKPGNVDRHRDHDDLRFEHFLAGAVGAQNGLQLAAEGEPIGHAFERAVSGMAEQRGGNTQFGALLLLIPLVQASTGEFSSEATQRLVRETTIADAANFYRAFEHVPVFVSDPPADADDLDVRRGSKAIPTLEARDITLFDVMEMSADGDGVAREWTTGFERSFAGAERLRRLSGPVTDRAATLFLELLAAEPDTFVEKHHGPEVAAEVSERAQAYLRRKADPEKLADQFVKEGINPGTTADIVAASLFIALERGLQV
- a CDS encoding DUF447 domain-containing protein, with the translated sequence MTWPVELRGVTESLVTTRGPNGKWNVAALGLHAGSRVTARTYGRTRTWRNFHEEGEGYVQFPTDPVDFVDGALSVYEVGDPVLDSAGAWARVEVEQMDSAEKGDITVETWTLTPVESAVVAESVPTINRGFNAVIEATVAASRLDVPEYNTETLSARLDYLADVVAACGGPREHEALNRLQSYVSWE
- a CDS encoding 30S ribosomal protein S17e, with the protein product MAIKPAYVKKTGHRLMEQYPDAFNTDFEHNKDTVEELTNIESKSVRNRIAGYVTRKIKTAA
- the cofD gene encoding 2-phospho-L-lactate transferase; translation: MVTFLAGGTGTPKLLSGSDAVFSPADTTVIGNTGDDVELGGLLVCPDVDTVLFSRGGVLDTDRWWGIKNDTEETNRALHDLAEDAGFSPGPRYLPADKQTAGRLLSRWRRFSGVGEFMTIGDRDRAVHITRTSLLDEGHSLTEVTQTLADAFDVDLTLLPMSDDPVASIIHTPTGEMHFQEFWVGKRAEPEIERVEFRGAENAQATPAVRDALADPVVIGPSNPITSIGPMLAIPEIRDALAETTVVAVSPFIEDTVFSGPAGDLMAASGFDPSTAGVADAYPFADAFVLDSDDDTSLDRPTVKTDTRMDTHADAVRVAEAVAAALEVA